A part of Daphnia pulex isolate KAP4 chromosome 6, ASM2113471v1 genomic DNA contains:
- the LOC124196344 gene encoding uncharacterized protein LOC124196344: MVNYSVVLLLGVSSKSVSLTAGSTTGIPMSPGNGGYQAATPTLQQLTQRQVTTPLRHRSVIPQLTLLRTITPTPRSITLPRVATPPRNQSTTRLCMLPPHPTIPRLPSTTLFSTTYYTDAHKYCPVPSYYTEAYCSPKRSNTTLKRQTTTLPRSTQPQPARYYAATTYYIEAKYLRTTLNRTERFPIPLAR; encoded by the exons atgg TTAACTATagtgtcgtgctgctgttgggtgtttcGAGCAAAAGTGTATCGTTAacggctgggtcgaccactggtataccgatgtctcctgggaaTGGCGGATACCAAGCCGCAACGCCTACACTGCaacaacttacgcaacgacaagttactacaccactaaggcaccggagtgttataccacaacttacgctgctccgaaCTATTACACCGacgccccgaagtattactctgccccgagttgctacaccaccaaggaacCAGAGTACGACACGACTATGTATGCTGCCCCCCCATCCTACTATACCGAGACtgccaagtactactctgttctcaactacttactacaccgatgcgCATAAGTACTGCCctgttcccagctactacaccgaggcttatTGCTcaccaaaacggtcgaatactacactgaagcgCCAAACTACTACTCTGCCTCGATCTACGCAACCACAACCGGCCAGGTATTACGCAGCCACGACTTACTACATTGAAGCTAAGTatcttcgtactacgttgaaccgaACCGAACGTTTTCCGATTCCGCTGGCTCGGTAA
- the LOC124196328 gene encoding rho GTPase-activating protein 19-like isoform X2: MFEFHPSSRKMDSDEAVVKKLRNDFPDQFTSLVKMHLSFCLDQSTDEVDCLTPSKTSDKKSVTSNKKTRIPKQTCNSEGIKYASQINQLIDYLSKPSSLVQEGLFRRNGKVKQQQELMNLVKEKQVSEITALLESNEYSVHEVATVLKNLLAEMPEPLLIESYYPLHCCLAKLNHQERQIKGCQLLVLLLPNENAEILRRLLNMLHEVSLHKETNKMNAMNLGIVLAPHILCPRKMSAEDLTTNASSLAHIVSFMIETTKVLFDLPPEFVSDVRLHFKRDNEEDSSSTSSTPPVKTTITFVDREMTAKVVAEVGLDPTEAALAELYAYVQSQPESEVKKKWVHKFNKENGCGTPKVILNSSISDACAKNCKNLSQSIRKHLFNGTGVTPKRRRSKSSSRAHALCYSGETSPPLPDSLVSSDECKSPSIKSGRLHHVSSRRSLLESTPTSSDYIRHPAFTKPPRNVASNPLSAVHSDLTKESNIHQDQVISPLTQSAQRFPFYVRDSIMTPRCRKPVFTFSPIDEPADDLVPNSDSLQLANMNNLIHPPPSVHETNKASEEPSCSSSSSSSSDKDNSDVEEDSDISLTVDSESSILSGCALIQESTGPLTSPFKKYLMNREIQVFDESGQEQELQEEISTTEPSLSSSNQAISESLLEFLDGNGQETDSYPHSSPSRPSPPLTKNTPEY; this comes from the exons ATGTTTGAGTTTCATCCGAGTTCGAG aaaaatggatTCCGACGAAGCCGTAGTGAAAAAGTTGAGAAATGATTTTCCCGATCAGTTTACCTCTCTTGTAAAGATGCAtctttcgttttgtttggaCCAGTCTACCGACGA AGTGGATTGTTTGACTCCAAGTAAGACATCAGACAAGAAGTCTGTCACAAGCAACAAAAAGACACGCATTCCAAAGCAGACATGCAACAGTGAAGGAATTAAATATGCTTCACAGATCAACCAACTTATAGATTATTTATCGAAACCTTCAA GTTTAGTTCAAGAAGGCCTGTTtcgaagaaatggaaaagtcAAGCAACAGCAAGAACTCATGAACCTTGTAAAGGAGAAACAAGTTTCTGAAATTACAGCACTGCTAGAATCAAATGAATACTCTGTGCATGAAGTTGCTActgtattgaaaaatttgttagCTGAAATGCCAGAGCCATTGTTGATAGAAAGTTATTATCCTCTTCATTGCTGCCTTGCTA AATTGAATCATCAAGAAAGACAGATTAAAGGCTGTCAATTGCTTGTCCTTCTTTTGCCAAACGAGAATGCTGAAATTCTTCGTCGACTCCTAAACATGTTGCATGAGGTTTCTTTacataaagaaacaaacaaaatgaatgcGATGAATCTCGGTATCGTACTTGCCCCACACATCTTATGCCCGCGAAAA ATGTCGGCAGAAGATTTGACAACAAATGCATCATCATTGGCTCACATAGTTTCGTTTATGATCGAAACCACCAAGGTGTTATTTGATTTGCCCCCTGAATTTGTATCTGACGTTCGTCTCCATTTTAAACGTGACAACGAAGAAGATTCTTCAAGTACATCATCCACTCCACCCGTCAAAACCACCATTACCTTCGTAGAcag GGAAATGACTGCCAAAGTTGTAGCAGAGGTAGGACTCGATCCAACCGAAGCAGCCTTAGCTGAATTGTACGCATATGTTCAATCGCAACCAGAATCTGAGGTCAAGAAAAAGTGGGTTCATAAGTTTAACAAAGAAAACGGTTGTGGTACACCTAAGGTGATATTGAATTCCAGCATCAGTGACGCCTGTGCCAAGAATTGCAAGAATTTGTCACAGTCTATACGA AAACACCTCTTTAACGGAACTGGGGTGACTCCGAAAAGAAGGCGCTCAAAATCCTCCAGCCGTGCTCATGCGCTCTGTTACTCCGGAGAAACTTCGCCGCCTCTTCCGGATTCGCTAGTTTCG AGTGATGAGTGTAAATCACCAAGCATAAAGTCTGGTCGACTTCATCATGTCAGTAGTCGCCGGAGCTTGCTTGAATCCACTCCCACATCATCGGATTACATTCGACATCCGGCCTTTACCAAACCTCCTAGGAATGTCGCTTCTAACCCGTTGTCAGCTGTACATTCAGATTTGACCAAAGAGAGCAATATCCATCAAGACCAGGTTATTTCTCCATTGACGCAATCGGCTCAGCGTTTCCCTTTTTACGTTAGGGATTCCATCATGACTCCGCGTTGCCGAAAACCGGTCTTCACCTTCTCTCCAATTGATGAGCCCGCCGACGATCTAGTACCCAATTCGGATTCCCTTCAATTAGCCAACATGAATAACCTAATTCACCCACCACCATCCGTCCATGAAACCAATAAAGCGTCCGAAGAACCATCATgttcgtcatcgtcatcatcctcATCTGATAAAGATAATTCGGATGTAGAGGAGGATTCTGACATTAGTCTGACAGTTGATTCGGAATCGTCTATCCTATCAGGATGTGCCCTTATCCAGGAAAGCACAGGACCCTTGACATCTCCATTTAAGAAGTATCTAATGAATCGAGAAATACAGGTCTTTGACGAATCTGGGCAAGAACAGGAATTGCAGGAAGAAATATCAACAACTGAACCGTCTCTCTCGAGCTCTAATCAAGCAATCTCCGAGTCTCTCCTTGAATTCTTGGATGGAAACGGACaagaaactgacagttatccTCATTCTTCTCCGTCTCGACCGTCTCCACCCCTGACTAAga ATACACCCGAATATTAA
- the LOC124196328 gene encoding uncharacterized protein LOC124196328 isoform X1: MFEFHPSSRKMDSDEAVVKKLRNDFPDQFTSLVKMHLSFCLDQSTDEVDCLTPSKTSDKKSVTSNKKTRIPKQTCNSEGIKYASQINQLIDYLSKPSSLVQEGLFRRNGKVKQQQELMNLVKEKQVSEITALLESNEYSVHEVATVLKNLLAEMPEPLLIESYYPLHCCLAKLNHQERQIKGCQLLVLLLPNENAEILRRLLNMLHEVSLHKETNKMNAMNLGIVLAPHILCPRKMSAEDLTTNASSLAHIVSFMIETTKVLFDLPPEFVSDVRLHFKRDNEEDSSSTSSTPPVKTTITFVDREMTAKVVAEVGLDPTEAALAELYAYVQSQPESEVKKKWVHKFNKENGCGTPKVILNSSISDACAKNCKNLSQSIRKHLFNGTGVTPKRRRSKSSSRAHALCYSGETSPPLPDSLVSSDECKSPSIKSGRLHHVSSRRSLLESTPTSSDYIRHPAFTKPPRNVASNPLSAVHSDLTKESNIHQDQVISPLTQSAQRFPFYVRDSIMTPRCRKPVFTFSPIDEPADDLVPNSDSLQLANMNNLIHPPPSVHETNKASEEPSCSSSSSSSSDKDNSDVEEDSDISLTVDSESSILSGCALIQESTGPLTSPFKKYLMNREIQVFDESGQEQELQEEISTTEPSLSSSNQAISESLLEFLDGNGQETDSYPHSSPSRPSPPLTKSILFETSL; the protein is encoded by the exons ATGTTTGAGTTTCATCCGAGTTCGAG aaaaatggatTCCGACGAAGCCGTAGTGAAAAAGTTGAGAAATGATTTTCCCGATCAGTTTACCTCTCTTGTAAAGATGCAtctttcgttttgtttggaCCAGTCTACCGACGA AGTGGATTGTTTGACTCCAAGTAAGACATCAGACAAGAAGTCTGTCACAAGCAACAAAAAGACACGCATTCCAAAGCAGACATGCAACAGTGAAGGAATTAAATATGCTTCACAGATCAACCAACTTATAGATTATTTATCGAAACCTTCAA GTTTAGTTCAAGAAGGCCTGTTtcgaagaaatggaaaagtcAAGCAACAGCAAGAACTCATGAACCTTGTAAAGGAGAAACAAGTTTCTGAAATTACAGCACTGCTAGAATCAAATGAATACTCTGTGCATGAAGTTGCTActgtattgaaaaatttgttagCTGAAATGCCAGAGCCATTGTTGATAGAAAGTTATTATCCTCTTCATTGCTGCCTTGCTA AATTGAATCATCAAGAAAGACAGATTAAAGGCTGTCAATTGCTTGTCCTTCTTTTGCCAAACGAGAATGCTGAAATTCTTCGTCGACTCCTAAACATGTTGCATGAGGTTTCTTTacataaagaaacaaacaaaatgaatgcGATGAATCTCGGTATCGTACTTGCCCCACACATCTTATGCCCGCGAAAA ATGTCGGCAGAAGATTTGACAACAAATGCATCATCATTGGCTCACATAGTTTCGTTTATGATCGAAACCACCAAGGTGTTATTTGATTTGCCCCCTGAATTTGTATCTGACGTTCGTCTCCATTTTAAACGTGACAACGAAGAAGATTCTTCAAGTACATCATCCACTCCACCCGTCAAAACCACCATTACCTTCGTAGAcag GGAAATGACTGCCAAAGTTGTAGCAGAGGTAGGACTCGATCCAACCGAAGCAGCCTTAGCTGAATTGTACGCATATGTTCAATCGCAACCAGAATCTGAGGTCAAGAAAAAGTGGGTTCATAAGTTTAACAAAGAAAACGGTTGTGGTACACCTAAGGTGATATTGAATTCCAGCATCAGTGACGCCTGTGCCAAGAATTGCAAGAATTTGTCACAGTCTATACGA AAACACCTCTTTAACGGAACTGGGGTGACTCCGAAAAGAAGGCGCTCAAAATCCTCCAGCCGTGCTCATGCGCTCTGTTACTCCGGAGAAACTTCGCCGCCTCTTCCGGATTCGCTAGTTTCG AGTGATGAGTGTAAATCACCAAGCATAAAGTCTGGTCGACTTCATCATGTCAGTAGTCGCCGGAGCTTGCTTGAATCCACTCCCACATCATCGGATTACATTCGACATCCGGCCTTTACCAAACCTCCTAGGAATGTCGCTTCTAACCCGTTGTCAGCTGTACATTCAGATTTGACCAAAGAGAGCAATATCCATCAAGACCAGGTTATTTCTCCATTGACGCAATCGGCTCAGCGTTTCCCTTTTTACGTTAGGGATTCCATCATGACTCCGCGTTGCCGAAAACCGGTCTTCACCTTCTCTCCAATTGATGAGCCCGCCGACGATCTAGTACCCAATTCGGATTCCCTTCAATTAGCCAACATGAATAACCTAATTCACCCACCACCATCCGTCCATGAAACCAATAAAGCGTCCGAAGAACCATCATgttcgtcatcgtcatcatcctcATCTGATAAAGATAATTCGGATGTAGAGGAGGATTCTGACATTAGTCTGACAGTTGATTCGGAATCGTCTATCCTATCAGGATGTGCCCTTATCCAGGAAAGCACAGGACCCTTGACATCTCCATTTAAGAAGTATCTAATGAATCGAGAAATACAGGTCTTTGACGAATCTGGGCAAGAACAGGAATTGCAGGAAGAAATATCAACAACTGAACCGTCTCTCTCGAGCTCTAATCAAGCAATCTCCGAGTCTCTCCTTGAATTCTTGGATGGAAACGGACaagaaactgacagttatccTCATTCTTCTCCGTCTCGACCGTCTCCACCCCTGACTAAgagtattttatttgaaacatcTCTCTGA
- the LOC124196329 gene encoding matrix metalloproteinase-2-like isoform X2, with protein MPSKPYRRSLSSHEESEPRHRLRHQASRTTRNKRYTVQGQRWHYTNLTWSLRKGAKSRDMDSGQIRYQVHRALNLWQEASRLTFTEVNHEDADIRVSFHSGFHNDGYPFDGKGTLLAHAFFPGTGIGGDAHFDDEEPWVPDEATQNSELSFFAVAAHEFGHSLGLSHSSVQGAIMFPYYQSVDGSFSLHSDDITGIQAIYGSRNEGRVTNPALRPSTTTTPSPRITGKPEIPTKPTQPTKKPVHPPKPHPRPPHGGRKPSTCDTTYDAISIIRRELFIFKDRYFWRIGPTGLEANYPVEIERFWSKLPVNLTHIDAIYEKPSGQREMVIFIGKQYWIYPNNEQGLGPYPLTNLGLPTDLEKLDGALVWGHNGKTYFFSGSMYWRFDEETGKVELDYPRDMSMWKGVPYNIDAVFQHTNGKTYFFKGKVFWEFNDRRMRVVNPIPSLSAPYWLSCPTGMQTLEEDMNAGPGEGRYQVVDIIASSKSISASPAAGLQWCLFSCLLLWWFIHDSW; from the exons ATGCCATCAAAACCTTACAG ACGGTCATTGAGCAGCCATGAGGAATCGGAGCCGAGACATAGGCTGCGACATCAGGCTTCGAGGACTACACGAAATAAACGCTATACTGTCCAAGGTCAGCGCTGGCACTACACCAATTTGACATGGAG CTTGCGGAAAGGAGCCAAGTCCAGGGACATGGATAGTGGACAGATCCGCTACCAGGTGCACCGGGCACTCAACCTGTGGCAAGAGGCTTCCCGGCTCACCTTTACCGAAGTTAACCATGAAGATGCAGACATCCGCGTCTCGTTTCATTC GGGTTTCCACAACGACGGATATCCGTTCGATGGCAAAGGAACGCTGCTG GCGCACGCATTTTTTCCTGGGACAGGGATCGGTGGTGATGCCcattttgatgatgaagaaccTTGGGTTCCAGACGAAGCCACTCAAA ATTCGGAATTGAGCTTCTTTGCCGTTGCGGCTCACGAATTTGGGCATTCGCTAGGACTTTCCCATTCGTCCGTTCAAGGGGCCATCATGTTCCCATATTACCAATCCGTCGATGGAAGTTTTTCGCTGCATTCGGACGACATTACCGGAATCCAAGCCATTTACg GCAGTCGAAATGAAGGTCGGGTTACCAATCCGGCTTTGAGACCGTCTACGACAACAACTCCCAGTCCAAGGATAACAGGCAAGCCCGAAATTCCTACCAAACCAACTCAACCGACCAAAAAACCCGTCCATCCTCCCAAACCTCATCCTCGTCCTCCTCATGGAGGCCGAAAGCCCAGCACATGCGATACCACTTACGACGCCATCTCCATCATTCGCCGTGAactctttattttcaaagataGG TATTTCTGGCGAATCGGACCCACTGGATTGGAGGCAAATTATCCCGTGGAAATTGAACGTTTTTGGAGCAAGTTGCCAGTCAATCTCACTCACATTGACGCCATCTATGAAAAACCGTCTGGTCAGAGAGAAATGGTCATTTTCATCGGGAAACAGTACTGGATCTATCCGAATAATGAACAAGGACTTGGACCCTATCCGTTAACAAATTTGGGTTTACCAACCGATCTGGAGAAATTGGACGGAGCCTTAGTTTGGGGACATAATGGAAAAACATACTTTTTCAGTGGGTCAATGTATTGGAG GTTTGACGAAGAGACGGGTAAGGTGGAGCTGGACTATCCTCGGGATATGTCCATGTGGAAAGGAGTACCGTATAATATTGACGCAGTATTCCAGCACACCAATG ggaaaacatattttttcaaaggcaAAGTGTTCTGGGAGTTTAATGACAGACGGATGCGGGTAGTCAACCCTATTCCGTCTTTATCGGCCCCATATTGGCTGAGCTGTCCGACCGGTATGCAAACTTTAGAGGAGGACATGAACGCAGGACCGGGCGAGGGCCGTTACCAAGTAGTCGATATTATTGCTTCTTCAAAATCTATTTCTGCGAGCCCTGCTGCTGGGCTTCAGTGGTGCTTATTCTCTTGCCTCTTGCTCTGGTGGTTCATTCATGATTCATGGTAA
- the LOC124196329 gene encoding matrix metalloproteinase-2-like isoform X1, translating into MKRPSSFNGLLVMASLIMAQMGVSVESHPLQRRLDHWASPMTESEDHARPSRSTRDINDNLLMFLMTFGYLPQSDLETGNLRTEHQVRDAIKTLQAFAHIPVTGIVDEATRELMKKPRCGLPDINSDSYRAKRSLSSHEESEPRHRLRHQASRTTRNKRYTVQGQRWHYTNLTWSLRKGAKSRDMDSGQIRYQVHRALNLWQEASRLTFTEVNHEDADIRVSFHSGFHNDGYPFDGKGTLLAHAFFPGTGIGGDAHFDDEEPWVPDEATQNSELSFFAVAAHEFGHSLGLSHSSVQGAIMFPYYQSVDGSFSLHSDDITGIQAIYGSRNEGRVTNPALRPSTTTTPSPRITGKPEIPTKPTQPTKKPVHPPKPHPRPPHGGRKPSTCDTTYDAISIIRRELFIFKDRYFWRIGPTGLEANYPVEIERFWSKLPVNLTHIDAIYEKPSGQREMVIFIGKQYWIYPNNEQGLGPYPLTNLGLPTDLEKLDGALVWGHNGKTYFFSGSMYWRFDEETGKVELDYPRDMSMWKGVPYNIDAVFQHTNGKTYFFKGKVFWEFNDRRMRVVNPIPSLSAPYWLSCPTGMQTLEEDMNAGPGEGRYQVVDIIASSKSISASPAAGLQWCLFSCLLLWWFIHDSW; encoded by the exons atgaaACGGCCGAGTAGTTTCAATGGTCTGCTGGTGATGGCCAGTCTAATCATGGCGCAGATGGGTGTTTCGGTTGAATCCCATCCGCTACAGAGGCGGCTCGATCATTGGGCTTCACCAATGACGGAATCGGAGGATCACGCTCGTCCCAGTCGAAGCACGCGCGACATCAACGACAACTTG TTGATGTTTCTGATGACTTTCGGGTATTTGCCGCAGTCGGATCTGGAAACTGGGAATTTACGAACGGAGCATCAGGTCCGTGATGCCATCAAAACCTTACAG GCCTTTGCCCATATTCCCGTTACGGGAATAGTCGACGAGGCGACACGTGAGCTGATGAAAAAACCGCGCTGTGGACTGCCTGACATCAATTCAGACTCTTATCGGGCAAA ACGGTCATTGAGCAGCCATGAGGAATCGGAGCCGAGACATAGGCTGCGACATCAGGCTTCGAGGACTACACGAAATAAACGCTATACTGTCCAAGGTCAGCGCTGGCACTACACCAATTTGACATGGAG CTTGCGGAAAGGAGCCAAGTCCAGGGACATGGATAGTGGACAGATCCGCTACCAGGTGCACCGGGCACTCAACCTGTGGCAAGAGGCTTCCCGGCTCACCTTTACCGAAGTTAACCATGAAGATGCAGACATCCGCGTCTCGTTTCATTC GGGTTTCCACAACGACGGATATCCGTTCGATGGCAAAGGAACGCTGCTG GCGCACGCATTTTTTCCTGGGACAGGGATCGGTGGTGATGCCcattttgatgatgaagaaccTTGGGTTCCAGACGAAGCCACTCAAA ATTCGGAATTGAGCTTCTTTGCCGTTGCGGCTCACGAATTTGGGCATTCGCTAGGACTTTCCCATTCGTCCGTTCAAGGGGCCATCATGTTCCCATATTACCAATCCGTCGATGGAAGTTTTTCGCTGCATTCGGACGACATTACCGGAATCCAAGCCATTTACg GCAGTCGAAATGAAGGTCGGGTTACCAATCCGGCTTTGAGACCGTCTACGACAACAACTCCCAGTCCAAGGATAACAGGCAAGCCCGAAATTCCTACCAAACCAACTCAACCGACCAAAAAACCCGTCCATCCTCCCAAACCTCATCCTCGTCCTCCTCATGGAGGCCGAAAGCCCAGCACATGCGATACCACTTACGACGCCATCTCCATCATTCGCCGTGAactctttattttcaaagataGG TATTTCTGGCGAATCGGACCCACTGGATTGGAGGCAAATTATCCCGTGGAAATTGAACGTTTTTGGAGCAAGTTGCCAGTCAATCTCACTCACATTGACGCCATCTATGAAAAACCGTCTGGTCAGAGAGAAATGGTCATTTTCATCGGGAAACAGTACTGGATCTATCCGAATAATGAACAAGGACTTGGACCCTATCCGTTAACAAATTTGGGTTTACCAACCGATCTGGAGAAATTGGACGGAGCCTTAGTTTGGGGACATAATGGAAAAACATACTTTTTCAGTGGGTCAATGTATTGGAG GTTTGACGAAGAGACGGGTAAGGTGGAGCTGGACTATCCTCGGGATATGTCCATGTGGAAAGGAGTACCGTATAATATTGACGCAGTATTCCAGCACACCAATG ggaaaacatattttttcaaaggcaAAGTGTTCTGGGAGTTTAATGACAGACGGATGCGGGTAGTCAACCCTATTCCGTCTTTATCGGCCCCATATTGGCTGAGCTGTCCGACCGGTATGCAAACTTTAGAGGAGGACATGAACGCAGGACCGGGCGAGGGCCGTTACCAAGTAGTCGATATTATTGCTTCTTCAAAATCTATTTCTGCGAGCCCTGCTGCTGGGCTTCAGTGGTGCTTATTCTCTTGCCTCTTGCTCTGGTGGTTCATTCATGATTCATGGTAA
- the LOC124196341 gene encoding zinc finger HIT domain-containing protein 3-like, producing the protein MTTTCQICNLQPFKYKCPTCYTKYCSLLCFKAHKESPICEKPSSTPSENLVGECLPLTYKFPTTDTVPIEKLQALVQSDELKECLSNPHVRDILKSLVQSQTPEASITEAMKEPIFLELAHACLKIVEPEKFQQELEQHLDVDLD; encoded by the exons ATGACGACTACATgtcaaatttgtaatttgcAACCCTTTAAGTACAAGTGTCCAACTTGTTATACTAAATA TTGCAGCCTCTTGTGTTTCAAAGCGCACAAGGAATCACCAATATGTGAAAAACCAAGTTCTACTCCATCTGAAAATCTGGTAGGTGAATGCCTGCCTTTGACTTACAAGTTTCCCACCACTGATACAGTGCCAATTGAAAAACTACAAGCATTag ttcaAAGTGATGAGCTGAAAGAGTGTCTATCTAATCCTCATGTCAGAGATATTTTGAAATCTCTGGTTCAGAGCCAAACACCGGAGGCATCTATCACTGAAGCAATGAAGGAGCCAATATTCCTTGAATTAGCTCATGCATGCCTTAAAATTGTAGAGCCAGAAAAGTTTCAGCAAGAATTGG aacAACATCTGGATGTGGACTTGGATTGA